In Brevibacillus brevis NBRC 100599, a single genomic region encodes these proteins:
- a CDS encoding radical SAM/SPASM domain-containing protein yields the protein MKNFKKVYIEITSVCNLACTFCPPTERGKSFIKVEDFAKRLDEIKPHTDYIYLHVKGEPLLHPKIDELLDISHEKGFKVNITTNGTLIAKNRHKLLGKPALRQMNFSLHSFDGHIGSTDREGYLREILSFVREAQEHQVIFSFRLWNLTQDNATNIQKSRNRQTLEVIEKEFGLDFRIEEKVVAGSGVKIDDRVYLNQDYEFQWPSLTAPEDDGKGFCHGLRTQAAILENGTVVPCCLDGEGVINLGNINQTSFTDIVDGERANNLIEGFSRREAVEELCRRCGYRQRFGA from the coding sequence TTGAAAAACTTTAAAAAAGTCTATATAGAAATCACCAGCGTTTGCAATCTCGCCTGTACCTTTTGTCCGCCAACGGAACGCGGTAAAAGTTTTATTAAAGTAGAAGACTTTGCGAAAAGGCTGGATGAGATCAAACCGCATACTGATTACATTTACCTGCACGTCAAAGGGGAACCGCTTCTGCATCCCAAAATTGATGAGCTGCTCGATATCAGTCATGAGAAAGGCTTCAAGGTCAATATCACCACGAATGGTACGCTCATTGCGAAAAATCGGCATAAATTGCTGGGCAAGCCTGCGCTTCGACAAATGAACTTCTCACTTCACAGCTTTGACGGACATATCGGCTCAACCGACCGTGAAGGTTATTTGCGCGAAATTCTTTCATTTGTTCGGGAAGCGCAGGAGCATCAGGTGATTTTTTCTTTCCGTCTGTGGAATTTGACACAGGATAACGCTACGAACATTCAAAAGAGTAGAAACCGCCAGACGCTCGAAGTAATTGAGAAAGAGTTTGGGCTGGACTTTCGAATTGAAGAGAAAGTAGTGGCAGGCAGTGGGGTAAAAATCGATGACCGCGTTTATTTGAACCAAGATTACGAATTCCAGTGGCCGAGTCTAACAGCGCCTGAAGATGACGGAAAAGGCTTTTGCCATGGACTGCGCACACAAGCGGCGATTCTCGAAAATGGAACCGTTGTGCCGTGTTGTCTCGATGGGGAAGGGGTTATTAATCTAGGGAACATCAATCAGACCTCGTTTACTGACATTGTGGATGGCGAGCGGGCCAATAATCTGATTGAGGGATTCTCTCGCAGGGAAGCTGTCGAGGAATTATGTAGAAGATGCGGGTACCGCCAGAGGTTTGGAGCGTAG
- a CDS encoding copper amine oxidase N-terminal domain-containing protein has product MKKAISTSLVAILLATSVPAALAANLESKGNGKGKPEVKAEAKDKSKETSVKESDTDTDSDDENSTEASTETNIKDVKLKKQLIELRQELKHTAEITEDQKAKYEHLVADLEKTTDKHGALDVQLELLQRTYQKGDHTPFQKLGELLEDTGSTEVKAFVDGKQVKADVAPFVKGGRALVPVRAISSALKAEVNWKPETRSVEITRGEKSITLYLDKKEATVDGKTISLDTAPVLKNGRVFLPLRFISEQLNAEVKWQEEGKIVIIDDLQAPKESEQDTDANDTSTK; this is encoded by the coding sequence ATGAAAAAAGCAATATCTACTTCGTTGGTTGCTATTCTGCTCGCAACCAGTGTACCTGCTGCTCTGGCGGCTAACCTGGAGAGCAAAGGAAATGGGAAAGGCAAGCCCGAAGTAAAGGCAGAAGCAAAAGATAAATCGAAAGAAACTTCTGTCAAAGAATCTGATACCGATACAGATAGCGACGATGAGAACTCAACCGAAGCTAGCACAGAAACCAACATCAAAGACGTAAAGTTGAAAAAACAGCTAATCGAGCTTCGCCAAGAGCTCAAGCATACGGCTGAAATCACGGAAGATCAAAAAGCGAAATACGAGCACCTGGTAGCTGATCTGGAAAAAACCACTGACAAGCATGGAGCTTTGGACGTACAGCTTGAGCTTCTTCAGCGCACGTACCAAAAAGGAGACCACACACCCTTCCAAAAGCTTGGAGAACTCCTTGAGGATACAGGCTCGACAGAAGTGAAAGCATTCGTAGATGGAAAACAGGTAAAAGCGGATGTAGCACCGTTTGTAAAGGGTGGAAGAGCTTTGGTGCCTGTGCGTGCGATCAGCTCCGCATTGAAAGCGGAAGTGAACTGGAAGCCAGAGACTCGTAGCGTAGAAATTACGCGTGGCGAAAAATCTATCACGCTGTACCTCGATAAAAAAGAAGCAACTGTAGACGGGAAAACCATCTCTCTGGACACTGCACCTGTCCTGAAAAATGGACGTGTCTTCCTGCCTCTGCGCTTCATCAGTGAACAGCTGAACGCGGAAGTAAAATGGCAAGAAGAAGGCAAAATCGTCATCATTGACGACCTTCAAGCCCCTAAAGAATCCGAGCAGGATACAGACGCCAACGATACATCTACAAAGTAA
- a CDS encoding MFS transporter, protein MNAHDKAFRRFLIIWSGQLLSAIGSGLTAFALGVFVFQQTQSTMSYSFIILFSFLPSFLLLPFSGVLADRFDRKKMMIIGDIGSIAGILFIFLVMLSGRMELWHIYLGVGISSISAAILNPAYKAAVSDLVSEEMYSQASGLIQLASSAQYLISPLIAGLLLSTFDIQLVLLIDMMTFLLAVGAVLMIMKHDTTPQKHERQSFFREMSEAFRYLLSKKGVFLFVLLMSVVCFYIGLLQSLFGPMMLTLTDSKTLGIALSVSASGMLVSSLLIGLFGMGKRKVFMLSFSLVLAGLFYALMGVFTSVWIIMVFGFLFFITLPFVNTSLEVLIRTNVENERQGRVWSMITAISQIGFVLAFGLAGFLADHVFNPLFDPDRLLGQTVGQVIGTGAGRGIGFLFVLSGVLVALLGIVIGRVRKIRNLEGITLKGKHL, encoded by the coding sequence TTGAACGCTCATGATAAAGCCTTTCGCAGATTTCTGATCATTTGGTCAGGGCAGTTGCTTTCTGCTATCGGTAGTGGACTTACCGCTTTTGCCTTGGGTGTCTTTGTTTTTCAGCAGACCCAATCTACCATGAGCTATTCATTCATCATTCTCTTCTCTTTTCTTCCCTCCTTCCTTTTACTCCCCTTTAGCGGGGTGCTGGCAGACAGATTTGACCGCAAGAAAATGATGATCATTGGCGATATTGGCTCCATAGCTGGTATCTTGTTCATCTTTCTTGTCATGCTCTCCGGGCGTATGGAATTATGGCACATCTATTTGGGGGTCGGCATCAGCTCGATCTCTGCCGCTATCCTAAACCCAGCCTATAAAGCAGCCGTCTCCGATCTGGTTTCGGAAGAGATGTACTCACAGGCAAGCGGGCTCATCCAACTGGCAAGCTCCGCTCAATATCTTATTTCTCCACTGATTGCAGGGCTTCTTCTCAGTACTTTTGATATCCAGCTCGTCTTACTTATCGATATGATGACCTTCCTTTTAGCTGTCGGCGCCGTGCTGATGATTATGAAACACGATACCACTCCCCAGAAACATGAAAGACAAAGCTTTTTTCGCGAAATGTCTGAAGCCTTCCGCTATCTCCTTTCAAAGAAAGGCGTTTTCTTGTTCGTTCTGTTAATGTCTGTCGTGTGCTTTTACATCGGGCTGCTGCAATCGCTTTTTGGGCCTATGATGCTGACATTAACCGATTCCAAGACGCTCGGTATCGCCCTCTCTGTATCTGCATCGGGTATGCTCGTCAGCAGCCTGTTGATCGGACTCTTCGGTATGGGAAAGAGAAAGGTATTCATGCTGTCCTTCTCTCTCGTACTTGCTGGCTTGTTTTACGCCTTGATGGGTGTGTTTACTTCCGTTTGGATAATTATGGTTTTTGGCTTCCTCTTTTTCATCACGCTTCCCTTTGTGAACACCAGCCTCGAGGTTCTCATCCGAACGAATGTAGAAAATGAACGACAAGGCAGAGTGTGGTCGATGATCACGGCTATTTCACAAATCGGGTTCGTGCTGGCATTTGGGTTGGCAGGATTTTTGGCGGACCATGTATTCAATCCGTTATTTGATCCAGATCGATTGCTGGGTCAAACGGTCGGTCAGGTCATCGGAACGGGGGCGGGCCGAGGAATTGGCTTTCTGTTTGTCCTCTCTGGCGTACTTGTGGCGCTACTGGGAATCGTAATCGGGCGTGTGAGGAAAATACGGAATTTGGAAGGAATAACACTGAAAGGTAAACATTTGTAA
- a CDS encoding TetR/AcrR family transcriptional regulator gives MKRIVKDPTTRRAEILEAAGELFRNQGYVHTTVDAIIQKVGVAKGTFYYYFKSKEEILEAFVHSMVDTLCEEYKKIAADSTLPVMEKVRQMLRSQSYHLDKQAEWMESLHRPENRELHERLNIAIILKIAPVLAQVIEQGNKEAVFHVENTLETVQFLLAGSQFLLESGIFHWEKEEQTKRLQAMQMIIERSLGAAPGSFSFL, from the coding sequence ATGAAAAGAATCGTGAAAGACCCCACAACACGGCGAGCAGAAATATTGGAAGCCGCCGGAGAGCTATTTCGAAATCAGGGTTATGTCCATACAACCGTGGATGCGATCATTCAAAAGGTTGGCGTAGCGAAAGGAACCTTTTATTACTACTTCAAATCGAAGGAAGAAATCCTTGAAGCATTTGTCCACTCCATGGTCGATACGCTTTGCGAAGAATATAAAAAAATCGCAGCTGACTCTACCTTACCCGTCATGGAAAAGGTGCGCCAGATGCTGCGCAGCCAAAGCTACCACCTCGATAAGCAAGCCGAATGGATGGAAAGCTTGCATCGCCCTGAAAACAGAGAGCTTCACGAGCGCCTGAACATCGCCATTATCTTAAAAATTGCTCCTGTTCTTGCGCAAGTCATTGAACAAGGAAATAAAGAAGCTGTCTTTCATGTCGAGAATACTTTGGAGACCGTTCAGTTTCTCCTCGCTGGCTCGCAATTTTTGTTGGAATCAGGCATTTTTCATTGGGAGAAAGAGGAGCAGACAAAACGTCTACAGGCCATGCAGATGATTATTGAACGTTCACTAGGAGCTGCCCCGGGGTCCTTCTCGTTTCTATAA
- a CDS encoding class I SAM-dependent methyltransferase encodes METAQLNKTAWNTGAYQAWLKRFGTPAEAAVKIQEDPQKRIGKVYEHMGDIRGKKIINLLGSNGNKAVALALLGADVTIADFSSENEQYAKELAASADVDLTYIVSDVLQLPPDVLSGEYDLVFMEFGILHYFLDLTELFQVVNSLLRKGGVLVLQDFHPVSTKLISSRGTTANIRKHKVTGDYFDTSLEEKDIAFSKFLSNGTNVAESKVLLRNWTLGEIVTAIASKGLCLKMLEELPNLSSEVFDKGIPKTFTIIAEKL; translated from the coding sequence GTGGAAACAGCACAACTAAATAAAACGGCTTGGAACACTGGGGCTTACCAAGCGTGGCTGAAACGCTTTGGAACCCCTGCTGAGGCAGCGGTCAAAATTCAAGAAGACCCCCAAAAGCGAATCGGCAAAGTATATGAGCACATGGGCGACATTCGCGGCAAAAAGATTATTAATTTACTTGGTTCAAATGGAAACAAAGCCGTTGCGCTCGCCTTGCTAGGTGCCGACGTGACTATCGCCGATTTTTCTTCTGAGAATGAGCAGTACGCCAAAGAACTGGCTGCATCCGCCGATGTTGACCTGACTTACATCGTTTCGGATGTATTGCAGCTCCCCCCAGATGTATTGTCTGGTGAGTATGATCTCGTTTTTATGGAATTCGGTATTCTTCATTACTTTTTGGACTTAACCGAATTATTCCAGGTGGTCAACTCGCTCCTGCGAAAAGGCGGCGTGCTCGTCCTCCAAGATTTCCATCCGGTATCTACAAAACTCATCTCCTCACGCGGAACGACTGCGAATATCCGCAAACATAAAGTAACAGGCGATTATTTCGATACCTCGCTTGAGGAAAAGGACATTGCTTTCTCCAAATTCCTCTCGAACGGCACAAATGTCGCTGAATCCAAAGTATTGTTGCGCAATTGGACATTAGGAGAAATTGTTACGGCCATTGCGAGCAAAGGGCTGTGCCTAAAAATGCTGGAAGAGCTACCGAATCTCTCCTCGGAGGTTTTTGATAAGGGAATCCCGAAAACCTTTACGATTATCGCCGAGAAATTATAA
- a CDS encoding response regulator transcription factor, which translates to MKIKVLIADDNSFIREGMKIILTSFAEFEVVGSVEDGVEAVTFCKQNEVDVALLDVRMPNMNGVEATRVLTTETTVKPLILTTFDDDEFVLEAIQAGARGYLLKNNDPNRIRDAIKSVYNNHHVLQDVVLDKIKMNLNTGRNAADTVSTSPSPKATAGIPTESKIDKSLFTERELDVMKQIAKGLSNKEIAKKLFISEGTVANYITSILNKTALEHRTQIAIYYLTGETNMSD; encoded by the coding sequence TTGAAAATCAAAGTGTTGATCGCAGACGACAATTCGTTTATACGGGAAGGCATGAAAATCATCCTGACGAGCTTTGCGGAGTTTGAAGTAGTCGGGAGTGTGGAGGATGGGGTCGAGGCGGTGACGTTTTGCAAACAGAACGAGGTAGACGTCGCGCTTTTGGACGTTCGGATGCCGAACATGAATGGAGTGGAAGCGACTCGTGTGCTGACTACGGAAACTACAGTCAAACCACTCATTTTGACCACGTTTGACGATGACGAATTTGTCCTCGAAGCCATTCAAGCGGGGGCACGCGGTTATTTATTGAAAAACAATGATCCCAACCGCATCCGAGATGCCATCAAGAGTGTCTATAACAACCATCATGTGCTGCAGGATGTCGTTCTGGATAAGATCAAAATGAACCTGAATACAGGGAGGAACGCGGCGGATACCGTGTCCACTTCCCCATCTCCCAAAGCGACAGCAGGCATCCCTACCGAAAGCAAAATCGACAAAAGCTTATTTACGGAACGGGAGCTCGACGTCATGAAGCAGATCGCCAAAGGGCTATCGAACAAAGAAATCGCCAAGAAGCTGTTTATTTCCGAGGGAACCGTTGCGAATTACATTACTTCCATCTTGAATAAAACGGCGCTTGAACACCGTACGCAGATCGCCATCTATTATTTGACGGGCGAAACGAACATGTCTGACTGA